The DNA window AAACCCCAGGCCCCGGTCGAGCCCGAAACTGCGGTTCATGGCGGTGGCGGCGCTGCTCATACAGAATCTGCCGTTGTAATCGATGTTGGGCGTGCCGAACCCCACCCGCGCCAGTTTGCCCAGCAGATAGCTCTTTTCGTTGGTCAGTGCGCCGCTCCCGAAGACCCCGAGCCGAGCGGGACTGGTATCCAGCAGCGGACCGACCCGCGCCGCGAAAGCTGCCAGCGCCGTTTCCCAGCTCACCTCGCGCAGTTCGCCGTCTATCCGCAGCAGGGGCGTGGTCAGCCGGTCGGGGTGGCGCAGGTCGGACAGTGCCGACAGCCCTTTTTGCAGACAGTGCCGCCCGCCACCGGACACTCTCTGGTCGGCGTGATCCTGACCGCCAGACCTGCTTCCAGATGCAGATCGAAGTTGCACTGAACGGCGCAGTAAGGACAGGTGGTACGGACGGTGCGGCTCATGCGCTCCACCCTGAGCGCTGCATCAGGCGTTGTCAAGGCCAAATCGCATTTCGTTAGGATTTTTTTGAACAAATTGCATAAATTTTCGAAAATTGCCTAGACTTCCATCCATTAAGGCCCAGAAATATCGATTTGGCCTTGACATTCTGCATGTCATGGTCATGATGGAGCCAGCAGGGACGATGTGACGCCTGCTCTGTCCGGCCAGCCTGTGTCCCCACGTTTCAAGGAGCCCTCATGCAACGCATCGTTATTGTCGGAAACGGCATGGTCGGCCACCGCCTGACCGAAGAGCTGCACCATCTGGACGCATCGCTGTCACTCACTGTGCTGAGTGAGGAAGCACAGGTCGCCTATGACCGTGTTCAGCTCAGCCATTATTTCGACGAGCCGCGCCCCGACCTGAGCCTGACCAGCCACGGCGAGTACAGCGGACGCGGAGTGAACTGGATCGGGGAACGGGCGCTGAGTCTCGACCCCGCCGCCAGAACCGTGACCACTGCCAGCCGCACGCTGCCCTACGACACGCTGATTCTGGCGACCGGCAGCCGTCCATTCGTGCCGCCGCTGCCCAATCTCGAACAGGCTGGCAGCCGCACCCCCGGCTGTTTCGTGTACCGCACGCTTGCCGATCTGGACGCTATCCGGGCGTATGCGGCAGGCGTCGGCAGCGGCACCGTCATCGGCGGGGGTCTGCTGGGACTGGAAGCGGCGGCAGCGCTGCAAAAACTGGGCCTGAAGGTGACTGTGGTCGAATTTGCTCCGCGCCTGATGCCCGCCCAGCTCGACGACACGGGCGGAGCGCTGCTGCGCGGCGTTATCGAGGAAATGGGCATCGGTGTCCTGACCGGGGCTGCCACCCAGGAACTGCTGCTGGACGATGCAGGCAGGCTGCGCGGCCTGCGCTTTGCCGACGGCAGCGAGCTGGAAACCGGACTGCTGGTGTTCTCGGCGGGCATCCGGCCCCGCGACGACCTCGCACGGGCCGCCGGGCTGGCAGTGGGGGAGCGCGGCGGGATCGTGATCGATGACCGGTGCCGCACCTCTGATCCGCACATCTACGCGGTGGGTGAATGCGCCCTGCACGCCGGGCGGATCTACGGACTGGTAGCGCCCGGCTACCAGATGGCGCGGGCAGCGGCAGCCAGCATCGCGGGAGCGGGCGAGACGCTGTTCACCGGAGCCGACCTGTCGACCAAACTCAAGCTGCTGGGCGTGGAGGTGGGCAGTTTTGGAGACGCCTTCGCCCGCACGCCGGGCGCACGCGAACTGTCGATTCAGGACAACGTTGCCGGAACCTACAGCAAACTGGTCCTGAGCGCCGACGGAACAACGGTGCTGGGCGGCGTGCTGGTGGGCGATACCTCGCAGTTTGGCGAGCTGAGCACCCTGGCGAGTCGGGGAGAACGGCTGAGCGTGCCCGCTGCCAGCCTGCTGCTGCCCCAGGCCGCCCGGACGGGCAGTGTGCCGGACGCGGCGGTATGCAGCTGCGAGGGAGTCCGGCGCAGCACACTGCTGGAGGCGGTGGCAGGAGGCGCTCACGATCTGGCGGCCCTGAAGGCCTGTACCCGCGCCGGAACGGGCTGCGGAGGCTGTCTGCCGCTGGTCAGAGACGCACTGAACGAGGGGCTGAGCCTGCTCGGGCAGGCCGTCGATCACAGCCTGTGCGAGCATTTCCGATTCACGCGCCAGGAACTGTTCGATCTGATCCGGGTCAGGGGCCACCGCAGCTGGGAAACGGTGCTGGAAGCGCACGGCAGCGGGCACGGCTGCGAGGTCTGCAAACCCGTGGTGGCCTCGATTCTGGCGACCCAGCACAACGAATACATTCTGAAAGACGGGCTGGCCCCGCTTCAGGACACCAACGACGCCTATCTCGCCAACATCCAGAAGAACGGCAGCTACAGCGTCATGCCGCGTGTGCCGGGCGGCGAGATCACGCCTGAAAAGCTGATGGTGCTGGGCCGGGTGGCACAGACATTCGGGCTGTACTGCAAGATCACCGGGGGGCAGCGAATTGACCTGCTGGGGGCACGGCTCGACCAGTTGCCCGCCATCTGGCACGAACTGGTCGCAGCGGGCTTCGAAAGCGGGCATGCCTACGGCAAATCGCTGCGAACCGTCAAAAGCTGCGTGGGAAGCACGTGGTGCCGCTACGGCGTGCAGGACAGCACCACGCTGGCGATCGATCTGGAGCTGCGCTACCGGGGGCTTCGCAGCCCGCACAAGCTCAAGGCGGGCGTGTCGGGCTGCACCCGCGAGTGCGCCGAGGCGCAGAGCAAGGATTTTGGACTGATCGCCACCGAACGCGGCTGGAACCTGTACGTGGGCGGCAACGGCGGCGTTACCCCGCGCCACGCGCAGCTGCTGGCGCAGGATCTGGACGCCGAAACGGTCACGCGCTACCTGGACCGCTTCCTGATGTACTACGTGCGGACAGCCGACCGCCTCCAGCGCACCAGCACCTGGCTGGAAAAGATGGACGGCGGCATTGAGCACCTGAGGGCCGTGATTATCGA is part of the Deinococcus sp. KNUC1210 genome and encodes:
- the nirB gene encoding nitrite reductase large subunit NirB; its protein translation is MQRIVIVGNGMVGHRLTEELHHLDASLSLTVLSEEAQVAYDRVQLSHYFDEPRPDLSLTSHGEYSGRGVNWIGERALSLDPAARTVTTASRTLPYDTLILATGSRPFVPPLPNLEQAGSRTPGCFVYRTLADLDAIRAYAAGVGSGTVIGGGLLGLEAAAALQKLGLKVTVVEFAPRLMPAQLDDTGGALLRGVIEEMGIGVLTGAATQELLLDDAGRLRGLRFADGSELETGLLVFSAGIRPRDDLARAAGLAVGERGGIVIDDRCRTSDPHIYAVGECALHAGRIYGLVAPGYQMARAAAASIAGAGETLFTGADLSTKLKLLGVEVGSFGDAFARTPGARELSIQDNVAGTYSKLVLSADGTTVLGGVLVGDTSQFGELSTLASRGERLSVPAASLLLPQAARTGSVPDAAVCSCEGVRRSTLLEAVAGGAHDLAALKACTRAGTGCGGCLPLVRDALNEGLSLLGQAVDHSLCEHFRFTRQELFDLIRVRGHRSWETVLEAHGSGHGCEVCKPVVASILATQHNEYILKDGLAPLQDTNDAYLANIQKNGSYSVMPRVPGGEITPEKLMVLGRVAQTFGLYCKITGGQRIDLLGARLDQLPAIWHELVAAGFESGHAYGKSLRTVKSCVGSTWCRYGVQDSTTLAIDLELRYRGLRSPHKLKAGVSGCTRECAEAQSKDFGLIATERGWNLYVGGNGGVTPRHAQLLAQDLDAETVTRYLDRFLMYYVRTADRLQRTSTWLEKMDGGIEHLRAVIIEDSLGLADELEAAMRSHIATYACEWQETLADQSRLGRFRHFVNSDATDEAIVWDTERGQPRPAEFHDLTLLPMFAND